From one Lycium barbarum isolate Lr01 chromosome 6, ASM1917538v2, whole genome shotgun sequence genomic stretch:
- the LOC132643678 gene encoding pentatricopeptide repeat-containing protein At2g22410, mitochondrial, which translates to MRIISPSFNINCYKSLHHSLKPLPKTISSSYCIISCSKLPHYKTKLDKSHFKWRTNHILVQSNPLLSLLETKCKYMTQLKQIQSQMILTGIFSNGFSASRLIAFCALSEKGNLDYCKKILYNMENSNTFSWNMVIRGFSESEKNTKDAIFLYKQMVVTSIKPDNHTFPLLFKICSRLDFYYMGQEIIVHVLRIGYDTDVFVHNSMIHFLVSCGLLEDANRVFYESSVRDLVSWNSLINGYVRSGRPREALNVFEKMKMASVEPDEVTIIGMVGACAQLENLELGRNLHRYFMDKCLCFSVPLCNALMDMYMKNGSLNEAKALFESMDERSVVSWTAMINGFAKFGRLNEARSLFNEMPEKRIVQWNALIGGYVQAKRAKEALVLFQEMQTMNVKPDEVTMVSCLSACAQLGALDLGVWIHHYVKKHNLSLTVSLGTALVDMYAKCGNIEKALQVFHEMPVRNSLTWTAAIGALAHHGNGHDALSYFSKMVDSGLRPDDVTFLGVLSACCHGGLVEEGRKIFAQMSAKFKIPPKSKHYSCMVDLLGRAGLLEEAYELVQIVPMEADASVWGALFFACRVHGNIEIGEKAALKLRKLDPGDTGTYVLLANMYVEANMQHKARDVRKMMDERGLEKTPGCSSIEVNGNLCEFIVRDKTHPQSDQIYECLVHLTGHMGIVKHFPYIRYDLLFDSDVYGAI; encoded by the coding sequence ATGCGTATTATTTCCCCATCCTTCAATATCAACTGCTACAAATCACTACACCATTCACTAAAACCTCTCCCCAAAACCATTTCTTCTTCATATTGTATAATCTCTTGCTCTAAATTACCTCACTACAAAACCAAACTTGACAAATCCCATTTCAAATGGAGAACAAATCACATTTTAGTCCAAAGCAATCCATTACTTTCCCTTTTAGAAACCAAATGCAAATACATGACTCAACTCAAACAAATCCAATCTCAAATGATTCTCACAGGAATTTTCTCAAATGGGTTTAGTGCAAGTCGTTTAATTGCCTTTTGTGCCCTTTCAGAAAAGGGTAATCTTGATTATTGTAAAAAAATATTGTATAATATGGAAAACTCAAATACATTTTCTTGGAATATGGTTATAAGGGGTTTTAGTGAAAGTGAAAAAAACACTAAAGATGCAATCTTTTTGTATAAACAGATGGTTGTAACATCAATAAAGCCTGATAATCATACTTTTCCTTTGTTATTTAAGATATGTTCAAGATTGGATTTTTATTATATGGGTCAAGAGATTATTGTGCATGTTTTGAGGATTGGTTATGATACAGATGTGTTTGTGCATAATTCAATGATTCATtttttggtttcttgtggattgTTGGAGGATGCAAATAGGGTGTTTTATGAGAGTTCTGTGAGGGACTTGGTTTCTTGGAATTCACTGATTAATGGTTATGTTAGGAGTGGGAGACCGAGGGAAGCGTTGAATGTATTTGAGAAGATGAAAATGGCGTCCGTGGAGCCTGATGAAGTTACTATAATCGGGATGGTAGGGGCGTGTGCTCAGCTCGAGAATTTGGAGCTCGGGAGAAATTTGCATAGATACTTTATGGACAAGTGTTTGTGTTTTAGCGTACCGCTTTGCAATGCACTGATGGACATGTATATGAAGAATGGGAGTCTAAATGAAGCAAAGGCTTTGTTTGAGAGTATGGATGAGAGGAGTGTGGTAAGTTGGACCGCGATGATTAATGGATTTGCTAAATTTGGACGTTTGAATGAAGCGAGGAGTCTTTTCAATGAGATGCCAGAGAAACGTATTGTACAGTGGAATGCCTTGATTGGAGGTTATGTCCAAGCTAAGCGTGCTAAAGAGGCACTGGTTTTGTTTCAAGAAATGCAAACCATGAATGTAAAACCTGATGAAGTTACAATGGTTAGTTGTCTATCAGCTTGTGCACAACTTGGAGCACTTGATCTTGGGGTTTGGATCCACCACTACGTCAAAAAACATAACCTTTCTTTAACTGTTTCCCTGGGAACTGCACTTGTTGATATGTATGCCAAATGTGGAAACATTGAAAAGGCACTTCAGGTTTTTCACGAGATGCCTGTCAGAAACTCATTGACTTGGACGGCCGCAATTGGTGCCTTAGCGCATCATGGAAATGGACATGACGCTCTATCGTATTTTTCAAAGATGGTTGACAGTGGCTTGAGACCAGATGATGTCACATTTCTTGGGGTCTTGTCAGCTTGTTGTCATGGAGGTTTGGTTGAAGAGGGGCGAAAGATTTTTGCTCAAATGAGCGCCAAGTTCAAAATTCCTCCTAAATCTAAACATTACTCTTGCATGGTGGACCTTTTGGGTCGGGCGGGACTCCTGGAAGAAGCTTATGAGCTTGTCCAGATAGTGCCAATGGAGGCTGATGCTTCAGTTTGGGGAGCATTGTTTTTCGCTTGTCGAGTTCATGGGAACATTGAGATTGGGGAAAAGGCAGCTCTGAAACTTCGTAAATTGGATCCTGGTGATACTGGAACTTATGTCTTACTTGCTAACATGTATGTTGAAGCAAATATGCAGCATAAGGCACGAGATGTGAGGAAGATGATGGATGAAAGAGGATTAGAAAAAACACCTGGTTGCAGCTCCATTGAAGTAAATGGAAATCTGTGCGAGTTTATTGTTAGAGACAAGACACATCCTCAGTCCGATCAGATTTATGAATGTCTGGTTCACTTAACAGGACACATGGGAATAGTTAAACATTTTCCATATATCAGATATGACCTGTTATTTGATTCTGATGTTTACGGCGCAATATAA